A part of Camelus ferus isolate YT-003-E chromosome 6, BCGSAC_Cfer_1.0, whole genome shotgun sequence genomic DNA contains:
- the KBTBD13 gene encoding kelch repeat and BTB domain-containing protein 13, with protein sequence MPRSPEASEASVQVWVGSQLFQADRALLVEHCGFFRGLFRSGMREARAAEVRLGVLSPDGFCTALRVLRGERPALEAADELLQAVECAAFLQAPALARFLEHSLTSDNCALLCDAAAAFGLHDVFRSAALFIRDGARELAAELALPEARAYVAALRPSSYVAVSTHAPAPGFLEDASRTMCYLDEEEDAWRTLAALPLEASTLLAGVATLGNKLYIVGGVRGPNKEVVELGFCYDPDGGSWRQFPSPHQPRYDTALVGFDGHLYAIGGEFQRMPMSSVERYDPAAGCWSFVADLPQPAAGVPCAQARGRLFVCLWRPADTTAVVEYTVQGDTWLPVAELRRPQSYGHCMVAHRDSLYVVRNGPKDDFLHCAIDCLNLATGQWTALPGQFVNSKGALFTAVVRGDTVYTVNRMFTLLYAIEDGTWRLLREQAGFPRPGSLQTFLLRLPPGSRGPVASTTPEL encoded by the coding sequence ATGCCGCGGAGCCCGGAGGCCTCGGAGGCCTCGGTGCAGGTGTGGGTGGGCAGCCAGCTCTTCCAGGCCGACCGGGCCCTGCTGGTGGAGCACTGCGGCTTCTTCCGGGGACTCTTCCGCTCCGGCATGCGGGAGGCGCGCGCGGCCGAGGTGCGCCTGGGCGTGCTGAGCCCGGACGGCTTCTGCACCGCGTTGCGGGTGCTGCGGGGCGAGCGGCCGGCGCTGGAGGCCGCCGACGAGCTGCTGCAGGCCGTGGAGTGCGCCGCCTTCCTGCAGGCTCCGGCGCTGGCGCgcttcctggagcacagcctcaCGTCGGACAACTGCGCGCTTCTGTGCGACGCCGCCGCCGCCTTCGGCCTGCACGACGTGTTCCGCAGCGCCGCGCTCTTCATCCGCGACGGCGCTCGCGAGCTGGCGGCCGAGCTGGCGCTGCCCGAGGCCCGCGCCTACGTGGCGGCGCTGAGGCCCAGCAGCTACGTGGCCGTGAGCACGCACGCGCCGGCGCCCGGCTTCCTGGAGGACGCGTCGCGCACCATGTGCTACCTGGACGAGGAGGAGGACGCCTGGCGCACGCTGGCCGCGCTGCCCCTGGAGGCCAGCACGCTGCTGGCCGGCGTGGCCACGCTGGGCAACAAGCTGTACATCGTGGGGGGCGTTCGGGGCCCCAACAAGGAGGTGGTGGAGCTGGGCTTCTGCTACGACCCCGACGGCGGCTCCTGGCGCCAGTTCCCCAGCCCGCACCAGCCGCGCTACGACACGGCGCTGGTGGGCTTCGATGGCCACCTCTACGCCATCGGTGGCGAGTTCCAGAGGATGCCCATGAGCTCGGTGGAGCGCTACGACCCAGCTGCGGGCTGCTGGAGCTTCGTGGCCGACCTGCCGCAGCCGGCTGCGGGCGTGCCCTGCGCCCAGGCCCGTGGCCGCCTCTTCGTGTGTCTGTGGCGGCCGGCGGACACCACGGCCGTGGTGGAGTACACAGTACAGGGCGACACGTGGCTGCCCGTGGCCGAGCTGCGGCGTCCGCAGAGCTACGGCCACTGCATGGTGGCCCACCGCGACAGCCTCTACGTGGTGCGCAACGGGCCTAAGGACGACTTCCTGCACTGCGCCATCGACTGCCTCAACCTGGCCACCGGCCAGTGGACAGCGCTGCCCGGCCAGTTCGTCAACAGCAAGGGCGCGCTCTTCACGGCCGTGGTGCGCGGTGACACCGTGTATACGGTCAACCGCATGTTCACGCTGCTCTATGCCATCGAGGACGGCACCTGGCGGCTGCTCAGGGAGCAGGCAGGCTTCCCACGGCCCGGCTCCTTGCAGACCTTTCTCCTGAGGTTGCCTCCTGGTTCCCGGGGTCCTGTGGCATCGACGACGCCGGAACTGTGA